The DNA region ACATTTTTCATGGCTTCCATAGTCCTTTGACGTTCTTCCTGAGACATGTCTGCGAAAACCACGTTCTGCATATTCCAGGACATGACGAGAAATATTAAAAATCCAACTGACAGTACTAGCATGGCATCTACCAAGTTGGCGGATCCTGCCATTGGGTCTTCGTCTTGACTATCACTTAACCTGCCACGTTTACGTCTTACCATGGTCCATCACCTCCAGTGTAGCTTCACAGAGAGCATCCAAATTGGATAAGTATTCTTCATACCATCTTCTCCTAATTTTGGATATAACATAAGCAATACCACCGGCTGCTAATCCAACAACTGTTGTGTCAAAGGCTATTATAATAGCTTGTGCTAGAGTGTTTATATCCCCTGAACCTAAAGCTGCCAGGCCCGGACCCATAGGTATCAGTGTTCCCATTAAACCAAGAGTAGGACCTAAACGAGTTACTATATCTGATTTCTCCAGACTTTTTGCTGCTTTATTCTCTTCACTTTCAAGCAATTTCCTAGTTAGGGCTTCTCTGGATTTCGTGCCCATTTCAGGGTGGGATGCAATTTTAATGATGATGTCCTTGTAACCTCGGGGAACATCACTATTTTCCATTACTTGCATAATCTTATCTGGTGTCCCTGGATTGGAGATATCGGTAATAATTTGTTCTATTTGTTCCGTGCTTACCCTTATTCTGTTAGTATATTCTGATATCAGGCCACCGAAACTTATTATGGCATAAAGCATAAAGACCAAAAGTCCCACAATAACCGGAATAAGAAGACTCT from Methanobacterium sp. includes:
- a CDS encoding DUF2149 domain-containing protein, with product MVRRKRGRLSDSQDEDPMAGSANLVDAMLVLSVGFLIFLVMSWNMQNVVFADMSQEERQRTMEAMKNVAEIQQGQELNETPQTKSGSGEGYAKKGTVYQDPTTGKLIMVEG
- a CDS encoding MotA/TolQ/ExbB proton channel family protein; amino-acid sequence: MVAVPGSEMLGAILHVISQSLLIPVIVGLLVFMLYAIISFGGLISEYTNRIRVSTEQIEQIITDISNPGTPDKIMQVMENSDVPRGYKDIIIKIASHPEMGTKSREALTRKLLESEENKAAKSLEKSDIVTRLGPTLGLMGTLIPMGPGLAALGSGDINTLAQAIIIAFDTTVVGLAAGGIAYVISKIRRRWYEEYLSNLDALCEATLEVMDHGKT